In Thermoanaerobaculia bacterium, the genomic stretch GGCAGGAAATCGTTCATGGACTTCGGACGCTGCCCCGCCATGTCGAGGCCGAAGACCTTCTTCACCGCCTCACGCGCGAAGGGATGGATTTCGGGGCGGGGGGCGCTCCCGGCGCTCCGCACGTCCACCGCGCCGCGCGACAGGTGGCGGAGGATCGCCTCCGCCATCTGAGAACGCGCCGAGTTGCCGGTGCACAGAAAGAGGACGCGGGGCCGCTCCGCGTCCGTCATGCCTTCTTCCGTCCGACCACCGTGACGGACAGGATTCGGACCGGGGCCGAGAGCGTCGCCCCCGCGAGCGCTGCCGAGACGATCTCGTCCGGGATCTCGATAAGGCGCTCCTTCTCGACGGCCACCTCGAATCCGGCGTCGCGGGCGATTCCGAGGTATTCCTCCTTCTGGAGGGCGCCGGAAACGCAGCCCGCCCAGAGCTCGGCGCTCTTGCGGACCGACTCCGGCAGCTCGCCGTCGAGCACGATGTCGGAAACGGTGAATCGGCCGCCGGACTTCAAGACCCGGTGGATCTCCGAGAAGGCCTTCCTCTTGTTCGGGACGAGGTTGACGACGCAGTTGGAGATCACGGCGTCGACCGTCCCGGTTTCGACGGGCAGCGCCTCGATCTCGCCGAGCCGGAACTCGACGTTCTTCGCCCCGAGCTTCTCGGCGTTCGCCTTCGCCTTCGCGATCATCTCCGGCGTCATGTCGACGCCGATCACGCGCCCCGACGGTCCCACGGCGCGCGCCGCGATGAAGACGTCGTTGCCGGCGCCGCTTCCCAGATCGAGGACCGTCTCCCCCGCGGCGAGACCCGCGTGCGCGGTCGGCAGCCCGCAGCCGAGTGCGAGGTCGGCCTCCGCCGCGTACCCTTCCATCCGCGCGTATCCCTCCTCGACGAACGAGGAGAGCTCGGTCGACGCGCAGCAGGAGGCCGAGACCGGGAGCGGCTTGCCCGCCGCGATGCTCGCGTACCTCTGCCGGATGAAGTCCTTGGTCGTCTCGTCGGTATCCATGGTGGCTCCTTTCGTCGCCCGGGGCACCGGGCGAATGCGATTTCTTTTCAGACGGCGCGCGCGAGCATGTCCGCGAGCGCCGCGATCGCCGCGTCGTTTCTCCGGTAATAGACCCAGCGCCCCCGCTTCTCCCCCGTGACGAGCCCGGCGCGGATCAGGATCTGCATGTGATGGTTGACGACCGACTGCGAGAGCCCCACGTTCTGCTGGATGTCGCAGGCGCAGAGCCCGGGCTCGCGCTTTCCGATCAGGCCGCAGCACGACTGCCCCCGTTGCTTGAGGAGCGCGAGGATCCGGACGCGCGTCGGATCGGCGAGCGCCTTGAAGGAGTCGGAGACGGCGGCCTCGTTCACATATCGAAAAATATAGAACTATAGAAACGTTGTCAAGAGGCTTTTTTTCGGCTTCGTCGGCGCTCCTCGGCGGCCGTTGCCGCGCCGATCCCTTTCCCCTTTCGATCCCGATGGTGCGATTGGCTCTGGAGGAGGGGCGCGGGCCGTGAGACGGTGGCCGTGTGGCAGAAACCGCCGCATCGGCCGCGTCCCCCGACGGCCTCCCGGTCTTCCGGGCCCGGGGCTTGACGAAGACCTACCGGATGGGGGAAGTCGACATCCCCGCCCTCCGGTCGGTCGACCTGGACCTCTATTCCGGAGAGCTCGTCGTCATCCTCGGCCCGTCGGGGAGCGGGAAATCGACGCTTCTGAACATCCTGGGCGGCCTCGACGTGCCCACGAGCGGGTCCGTCCGGTTCTTCGACCACGACCTGACGGGCGCCGACGACGCGGCGCTCACCCGGTTTCGCCGGGAGCACGTCGGCTTCGTGTTCCAGTTCTTCAACCTGATCCCGAGCCTCACGGCGCTCGAGAACGTCGTGCTCGTCACGGAAGTCGCCGAGCATCCCCTCGACGCCGCCGACGCGCTTCGGATCGTCGGACTCGGCGACCGGCTCGATCACTTCCCCGCGCAGCTTTCGGGCGGCGAGCAGCAGCGCGTCGCGATCGCGCGCGCGATCGTCAAGCGGCCCGACGTTCTGCTGTGCGACGAGCCGACCGGGTCTCTCGACTTCCAGACCGGTAAGCCCGTCCTCTCCGTTCTCGCCCGCCTCAACCGGGAATTCGGCACGACGACCGCGGTGATCAGCCACAACGCGGCGATCGCCGCGATGGCGGACCGGGTCGTGCGCATGGTGAGCGGCGAGATCGCGAGCATCGTCCGGAACGCGTCCAAGGCCGACCCGGAGACGCTCGCGTGGTGAGGCCGCGATGACCACGCTCCGCCGGAAGCTCCTCCGGGACCTCTGGCACCACCGCGGACCGGGAGCGGCGGTCGCGCTCGTCGTGGCGTGCGGCATCACGAGCTTCGTCGTCACGCGCTCCGCCTACCACTCGATCCTCCTCTCCCGCGACGACTACTACGCGCGCTACCGCTTCGCCGACGTCTTCGTGTCCGCCAAGCGCGTTCCGGACGCGCTGTTCAAGAAGGTGGCTGCGATCCCGGGCGTCGCGGCGGCCGAAGCGCGCGTCGTGGTCGAAGTCGCGCTCGACGTCCCCGGGCTCGCCGAGCCCGCGACGGGACGCCTCGTCTCGATCCCCGACTCCTCGCCGCCCGCGCTCAACCGCTTCCTCGTCCGGCGCGGGCGCGCGCCCGAACCCGGGCGGCGCGACGAAGTCCTCGTGAGCGAGGCGTTCGCGTCGGCCAACCGACTCTCGGTCGGCGACCGCGTCGGCGCGGTTCTCAACGGCCGGTGGGAATCGCTGCGGATCGTCGGGATCGCGCTGTCTCCCGAGTACGTCTACGAGATCCGCGGCGCGGGCTCCATCCTCCCGGACAACCGCCGGTTCGGCGTCCTCTGGATGAGCCGCGAAGCCGTCGGCTCCGCCTTCGACATGGAAGGCGGATTCAACGACGTCGCCCTCACGCTCGCCCCCGGCGCGAGCGAGCCCGCCGTGATCGACGCTCTCGACCGGCTGTTCGACCGATACGGAAGCCTCGGGGCCTACGGGAGGGCGGACCAGGTGTCCAACGCTTTCCTCGACAACGAGCTGACCGAGCTCCGCACGGAAGGGTGGATCGTCCCGGCCATCTTCCTCGGGGTCGCGGTCTTCCTCCTCCACGTGGTCGTCACCCGGCTGGTCCACACCCAGCGGGACCAGGTCGCGATCCTGAAGGCGCTCGGCTATGGCAATCGCGCGATCGGCGCGCATTACCTCGAGTTCGTGCTCGCGATGACGGCGGCCGGCGCGGTTGTCGGAGTCGGCGCCGGCGTCTGGCTCGGCTCGGCCCTGACCCGCGTGTACACCCTCTACTTCCGGTTTCCCATGCTCCGGTACGACGTCGGTGCGGCGCCTCTCCTCCTCTCGGTCGCCGGGTGCTTCGCGGCCGCCGCCCTCGGCGCGCTCGGCGCCGTGAGGAACGCCGTCGCCCTCCAGCCCGCCGAGGCGATGCGCCCGGAGCCCCCCGCCCGCTTCCGCGCCGGCGCCCTGGAGCGGATCGGTCTCGGGCGCGTCCTGCGGCCGGAGATCCGGATGATGCTGCGCAACCTCCTGCGGCGGCCGGTCCGTCTCACGCTCTCGGTCGTCGGCGTCGCGCTCGCGGTCGCGATCCTCGTGCTCGGGCGATACTTCTGGGACATGGTCCACGTCGTCCTGGACAACCATTTCAACGCGGTCGAGCGCCAGGAGGCGACGGTGGGCTTCACCAACCCGGTTTCCGGCCGGGCCGCGCACGAGATCTCGCGGCTCCCGGGAGTCATCGCGTCGGAGGTCTATCGCGTCGTGCCCGTCCGCCTCCGCTCGGAGCAGCGAAGCAAGCGGACGGCGCTCCTGGGCCTCGACGCGAGCGCCGATCTCCGCCGCGTCGTCGACCGGCGGCGGCGCGCCGTCGCGCTCCCCCCTGAAGGCCTCGTCCTCTCGGCGCGCCTGGCGAAGACGCTCGGCGTCGCGCCCGGCGACCGCCTGACGGTCGAGGTGCTCGAGGGGGAGCGTCCGGTGCGCTCCGTCGCGATCGCCTCCCTCGTCGACGAGCTGCTCGGGGTCAACGCCTACATGGAGCTCGGCGCGCTGCACCGGCTGCTCCAGGAGGAAGGCGCGCTCTCCGGCGCGTACCTGACCTCCGATCCGCGCGCCTCGGAGCGGCTCTACGCCGTCCTCAAGCGCACTCCGGCGGTCGCCGGAACGGCGCTCCAGAAATCCATGATCCGGAGCTTCGAGGACACGATCGCGCAGCTCCTCGGCACGTTCACGGCCGTGCTGGTCGGGCTCGCGTCCGTCATCGCGCTCGCGATCGTCTACAACGGGGCTCGCATCGCGCTCTCGGAGCGGGGGCGCGAGCTCGCGAGCCTTCGCGTCCTGGGCTTCGCGCGACGGGAGGTCGCGACGATCCTCCTCGGGGAGCAGGCGATCATCACCGCGCTGGCGATTCCGCTGGGATGCGCAATGGGATTCGGCGCCTGCGCGCTCCTCTCCGCGCTTTACGAAACCGATCTCATGCGGATGCCGCTCGTCGTCGAGCCGCGCAGCTACGTGTTCTCCGCGCTCACGGTCGGCGCCGCGACGTTCCTCTCAGGGCTCGTCGTCGTCCGGCGGGTCGCCCGCCTGGACCTCGTCGCGGTCCTGAAAACGAGGGAGTGAACCGATGTCCCGAACCCGCCGCCACGTCCTGCTCGCCGCCGCCGCCGCCGGGATCGCCGGCGCGACCCTCTTTCTCCTGCGCCCCGCTCCGGTCCTCGTCGAGACCTCGCGTGCCGTCCGGCGCGACCTCCGGTTGACCGTCGAGGAGGAGGGGAAGACGCGGGTGCGCGAACGGTTCGTCCTCTCTGCGCCCGCGGCCGGACGCCTCCACCGCGTGACGCTCCGCGAGGGAGATCCGGTCGCCGAAGGCGCGGCCGTCGCGCTCCTCGATCCTCTTCCCCTCGACGCCCGGACGCGGGAAGAGGCGCGCGCGCGGCTCGACGCCGCCGAGGCGGAGCGCCGCGCCGCCGACGCCCGCGTGCGGCAGGCGCGCGAGGCGCTCGCGCAGGCCCGACGGGACCACAAGCGCGCGGACGCGCTCGCGTCGCAAGGACTTCGGGCGCCGGGGGAACGGGAGCAGGCCGAGCTCCTGGAGACGACGCGCGCGCGCGAGCTCGACGCCGCGCGGTACGCGGCGACCGCCGCCGCCTTCCAGGCCGACGCCGTGCGCGCGGTCCTGGTCGCCGGCGAGCCGGGCCGCGTCGGGGGGGCGATCCCGCTCCGGTCGCCGGTCGCCGGCCGGGTCCTCCGCATCGCGCAGGAGAGCGAGCGCTCGGTCGCGGCGGGAACGCCCGTCGTCGAGGTCGGCGAGCCGGGCTCCCTCGAGATCGCCGTCGACCTCCTCTCGACCGACGCGGTCCGCGTCTCTCCCGGGATGGAGATGCACGTCGACGGGGGCGAGGGGGTGTCGCTCCGCGGCCGCGTCCGCACGATCGAGCCCGCGGCGTTCACGAAGATCTCGGCTCTCGGCGTCGAGGAGCAGCGCGTGTGGGTGATCGGCGATCTCCTCGAGCCCGCCGGCCGCCTCGGGGACGGGTATCGCGTCGAGGCGGCGATCACGATCTGGGAAGGAAAAGGGGTGCTGACCGTGCCGGGAAGCGCGCTCTTCCGGCGCGGCGCCGGCTGGTCCGCGTTCGTCGTCGAGAGCGGCCGCGCCCGGCGGCACGACGTCGAGGTCGGACACCGGGGAGCCGACGACGCCGAGATCGTGCGCGGCCTCGCCGAAGGGGAGACCGTGATCCTCCATCCGACCGACACGATCCGCGACGGAACGCGCGTCCGCCCGCCCGCGTCGCGGGAGCGTTGACCACGGCAACTCCCCGGAATTGATGCAATTGGACGATTGATCGTGCGCCGAATTCGGCGCAAGGTCGAAGAGTTCGGGCGATCGCCCGGAGCGGTTGCCCGAAGGAGGATTGGTATGGTCACGACGGCAACGGAAAACAAAACCGACAGCCAGATTCAACAGGACGTCCTGCGCGAGCTCCGGTGGGACGCGCGCGTGAAGGAAACCGAAATCGGCGTCGAAGTCGACCAGGGGATCGTGACGCTGACCGGCAGGGTCGAAAGCTACGCGAAGAAGCTCGCGGCGCGGGAGGCGGCCCACCGCGTCTTCGGCGTGCTCGACGTCGTCGACGACGTCGAGGTCCGGATTCCCGGATCGCTCACCCGGACGGACGAGGACCTCGCGCGCGCGGTCCGGCACGCTCTCGAATGGGACGTGTTCCTCCCCGACACGAAGATCCGGACGACGGTGTCGCACGGACTCGTCACCCTCGAGGGGGAAGTCGAGAATCTCGTCGACCGCTACGACGCGGAGAGGGCCGTGCGCCGGCTCCAGGGGATCAAGGGCGTCGCCAACAATCTCGCCGTCACGGTGAAGAAGGCGGACGAAGGAAAGCTGCGCAAGGCGATCCAGGACACCCTCGAGCGCCGCGCGGACCGGGAAGCGGACATGATCGACGTGAACGTTTCCGACGGCAAGGTCACGCTCGAAGGTCGGGTCCACTCCTGGGCGGAGAAGCAGGCGATTCTCGACGCCGTCCGGCAGGCGCCGAACGTGCGCTTTGTGTCGGCCGACCTGAAGATCGAGCCGGTCTTCTAGCCGGCGCGGCGATGCATCGAGCCGGGCGGGCGCGTGCGCCGCGACCCGCGGCCTTACCGTACGCTCATCGGTACGCCGCGGCCGCGGGTCGGACGTCCGCATCCCGCCGGGCTCGCGCCTCGCCGCGCTTTCGACTTGTCGTGAACCGACTCGTCTTTCACCGCAATGATAGACGGCCGGCGCGGCGACTTGTCGCGCCGAAGCCTCGGCGAAGGCGGATGCATCGAGCCGGTCCGCCTCCGCTCTGCCGAGCTACGGCGCGATCGGCTGTGAGTTCGCGCGAGCCGGAGCGGCCGGTCGATGCCAACAGGATCGCGCCGAAGCTTTAGCGAAGGCGGAGCGGGCGCGTGCGCCGCGACCCGCCGGGCTCGCGCCTCGCCGCGCTTTCGACTTGTCGTGAACCGACTCGTCCTTCACCGCAATGATAGACGGCCGGCGCGGCGACTTGTCGCGCCGAAGCCTCGGCGAAGGCGGATGCATCGAGCCGTCAACGGCCTCCCGGCGGGTCACGCAGATTGCGTTGATTCCGGCGTCGGTTGCGATAGCGACGAGGCGCCGCGAGACGTGCTGGAAGACGGGTTCGGCGGGCCTGCCGGCGGTGAAGGCGTACTGAGAACGTACGTCGAGCCGGCGGCGGGCCCGACGGACCCGTTTAACGGCGCGTATCGTCGGCGCCCGCTTGGTCAAAACGCATCTGGCATGATCGGGCGTGGGATGCGATCGTGGAGGGCGTCGGGGGTGGCCCATGAAACCGAACACGATCCTCACGCGAACGGAAGAAATTCCCCGCAAACACTGGTTGAAGTACCTCGACGAATTCAGCAAGCGCCACGACGGGTGGCTCGTCGATGTCGAGGAGCTCATGGGCGAGCGCGGGGCGCAGAGAGAAGCGACGGCGCTCCCGTTTCGGGGTGCGACCGCGGTCCTCGAGCCGCCGAGCGTGACGATCGAGCTCGGCGGCGATCCTTCGGACCACGTCGAGCACCGGATCGAGGCCCCGGAGCACATCTGGATCGAGTCGCTCGCCGGAGGCGCGGAAGCGGCGCTGGAGATCGAATCGGCCGGCGGCCGGAAGACTCTCATGGCGTTCCGGTCCCCGCAGCCTCCGGAAGCCGTCGACGGCATGCCGGCGCCGCGCGGGCGGCGCTTTGCGCCGCGGAAACGCCGATGAGCTCCGTGAAGGCGAAGGCGAAAACCGCCGCCGTTCCGAAAACCATCACGAACAGGAGCGCGAAATGAAGAATGAAACCGACACGATATCCCGCGAGGCCGCGGAGCTGAAGATCCCGGCCGGCGACGTCCGGCTCGGTGCCGAGCTCCACATCCCCGAGCGGGCCCAGGGGATCGTCGTCTTCGCCCACGGGGCGGGAAGCAGCCGGCTGAGTCCGCGCAACCGCTACGTCGCCGAGACGCTGCGGGAACGCGGCCTCGGCACGCTTCTCTTCGACCTCCTGACCCCCGAGGAGGAGGAAGCCGACTTCCCCACCGCCCGACTGCGTTTCGACATCGACCTCCTCGCCGAGCGCCTGATCCGAGCCTCCGGCTGGCTCGTCGAGGAGATCCCGCACGGCATGCCGTTCGGGTACTTCGGCGCGAGCACCGGGGCCGCGGCCGCGCTCGTCGCGGCGGCGTATCTCGGCCCCGAGGTCCGCGCCGTCGTCTCGCGCGGCGGCCGCCCCGACCTCGCCGGCGACAATCTCGAGCGCGTCAAATCGCCGACTCTCCTGCTCGTGGGAGGCCGGGACGAGCTCGTCCTCGAGCTCAACCGCGCCGCGCTCGAACGGCTCGGGGGCGAGAAGCGTCTGGAAATCATTCCCGGAGCGACCCACCTCTTCGAGGAGCCGGGGGCGCTCGCGGACGTCGCGCGGCGCGCGTCGGACTGGTTCGTCCGCCATCTCCATCCGGCGCCCGCGCAGGAGAAGCAGCCATGATGATCTTCAGCGACCGCCGCCACGCCGGGCGCGTGCTCGCCCAGCGGCTTTCGGAATACGCGCATCGACCCGACGTCGTCGTCCTCGGGCTTCCCCGCGGCGGCGTTCCCGTCGCGTGGGAAGTGGCGCGCGCGCTCGATGCCCCGCTCGACGTCTTCGTCGTTCGCAAGATCGGCGTCCCCGGCCATGCCGAGCTCGCGATGGGCGCGATCGCGAGCGGCGGCGTGACGATCCTCTCGTCCGACCTGATCGCGCGTCTTCGGGTCTCCCGTCCCGAAGTCGACGCGGCCATCGTCCGCGAGCGGGAGGAGCTCGCCCGCCGCGAGCGGCTGTATCGCCGCGGCCGTCCCCCGCTCGTGCTCGAGGGAAAGACGGTCCTCCTCGTGGACGACGGCCTCGCGACCGGCGCCACGATGCGCGCGGCGATCTCCGCGGTCCGCAAGCTCGGGCCGAAGTCGATCGTCGTCGCGGTGCCCACGGGGTCTCCGCAGGCCTGCGACGACGTCCGGACGACGGCGGACGACTGCGTCTGCGTCTCGACGCCGGAGCCTTTCATGGCGGTCGGAGAGTGGTACGCCGATTTCTCGCAGACGACCGACGAAGAGGTCGAGGATCTTCTGTCGGCGCCCGACGCGGAGCCCGCGGAGGTGCGGCCGTGACCGCGCGGCGCGGTCCCGTCGTCGAGACGAGCCACTGGCATCGACTGGAAGACGGCCGCATCCAGTGCGACGTCTGCCCCCGCTTCTGCGCGCTCCACGAAGGTCAGCGGGGGCTCTGCTTCGTCCGCGCCCGCCAGGCCGACGCGATCGTCCTGACGACGTACGGCCGCTCGAGCGGGTTCTGCGTGGACCCGATCGAGAAGAAGCCGCTCAACCATTTCCTCCCCGGCACCGCGGTGCTCTCGTTCGGGACGGAAGGGTGCAACCTCTCCTGCCGCTTCTGCCAGAACTGGGACATCAGCAAGTCCCGCGAGATCTCGAAGCTCTCCGAGGAGGCCTCGCCCGAGACGATCGCGCACGCCGCCCGGGACTTCGGCTGCCGGAGCGTCGCCTTCACGTACAACGATCCGACGATCTTTTTCGAGTACGCGAGCGACGTCGCCGACGCCTGCCGGGAGATCGGAATCAAGGCGGTCGCGGTGACCGCGGGGTACATGTGCGCCGAGCCGCGGAAGGAGTTCTACCGCCACGTCGACGCGGCCAACGTCGACCTGAAGGCGTTCACCGAGGACTTCTACCACACGGTCACCGCGTCGCATCTCGCCCCCGTTCTCGAGACGCTCGAGTACCTGAAGAAGGAGACCTCGGTGTGGCTCGAGATCACGAACCTGATGATCCCGGGACTCAACGACTCGGAGGCCGAGACCGACGCGATGACGCGCTGGATCGTGGATCACCTCGGCGGCGACGTGCCGGTTCATTTCACGGCCTTCCATCCCGACTGGAAGATGGCCGACGTCCCGCCGACTCCCCCCGAGACGCTCCGCCGCGCGCGGGAGATCGCGCGCCGCAACGGCGTCCGCTACGCCTATACCGGCAACGTTCTCGACGAGGCCGGTTCGACGACGTTCTGCGCCGCCTGCGGCGCCACTCTCATCGGCCGCCGGGGATTCGTCGTCACCGACTGGGCGCTCGACGAGGACGGACGCTGCCTCTCGTGCGCGACGCGGCTGCCCGGCGTGATCGAGGCGGTCCCCGGCGAATGGGGCGGGATTCGGGTTCCCGTCCGCCTCCCGGCTCCCGAGGCCGCGGCGGCTCAGTAGCGGGATTCGGGAGCGGGCTTCCGGTACGGCGCGGACTCCACGGCGCGAATCTCGACCCAGACCACGGGGGAGGCGCCGAGAGACGCGATCACGCGGTTGGCGTCGTCGGCCCGGAGGCGGGCGCCCACGAGGAGCTCGCGCAGCTCCGCGGCTCCCCGCTCGGCGCCGATCCGCTCCCCGTCGAGATAGATCGCGAACTCTTCGGCCCCCCGCCGCTTCTCACAATGGATCTCCCAGCACGCGGGCCGGATCGACGGCGGCGGCGCGGTGCCGAGGAACGGCGGCCGGCGCTGCGCGTGCGCCATCCGCTTTCGCGGGAGCTGCGCAGGACGGGGAGTGGGATGCTTCATAGCCGGGCCTTTGCCTCCTTCAGTCTGAACCTCGGACGCGCGAGTTTCAACTCCCGGCGGGAGGGGCGCCCGGCCGCTGTCGCGGCCCGGGCGCCTCGCTTCCCGATCAGGGAGAGACGATGAGGTGCGGGTGCGAAAGACGCGTGCCACAGATCGCCTTCAGCGTGCTGAACGCCTCACCGTAGGTCACCTCCGCGGGCCGCTTCGCCGTCGCGGGCCCGGCGTGGATCACGATGTCGTCGACGGACAGGATCCCCACGAGCTTGCGCGCGTCGTCGAGGACGGGGAGCCGCCGCACGAGACGATACTGCATCGTCTCGAGCGCGCTCTGGATCTCGTCGTCGGGACCGCACGCGAAGACGCGCGGCGACATCGCTTCGGAGACCGGCACGTCGGATGCCGTCCGGTTCTTCGAGGTCAATGCCAGGCACACGTCGCGATCCGTGAGGACCCCGATGACCTGATTCTTCGTGTCGACGACGGGAAGAACCCCGCAGTCGTTCTCGGACATGATCTTGCCGGCTGCGGCGAGACTGCTCTCGGCGCTCACGGTCTTGACGGGCTTGTTCATCACTGCTCGGACTTTCATGATTGGCCTCCTTGCCGTCACCGTTCCATCCTGCCGGAATGGCGCGGAAATTTCCTGATCCAGACGCATCGCCCGGCGCCGGTGCGACCGATACGCGCCGGATCGCGCAGCTGGCGCAAAAAGGCCGAACGCCTCTTCCCACGCGGGAGGTCCCGGCGAAACATCAGCCGAGCGACAGGCACGCGTTGCCATCTCGTCGCTGTTACCCGCGACTGATTCAATTGGAGCTTTCGCGACGAATTCGTACCGGGGATACTGCGTTCCGGCGAAGTTTCCCGCGCCCGGGCAATCGGGCGCGAGCCGGCGCCGGAGAAGGTGGAGGACGCCATGCTCTTCGAGTTCAGCATCACTCCCCTCGGCGGGGACACGCACCTGAGCTCGCGAATCGCCGAAGCCCTGAAGATCGTCGACGACGATCCGCATCGAAGACGAGGAGGGCCAGCACGACAAGCTGACCCGCAACGTCGCCTCGGTCGAGGAGAAAGCGGAGCGATCGCTCCATCACGTCTGACCGCACGGTTCCGCTTCCGTCGCTCGCCTCGCGCGAACGGGAAGCCTCGCAAAGGAGAACCATGATGAACATCCCGCTGAAGGTCACGTTTCTCGGCATCGAGCCGTCGGAAGCCGTCGAGGGGAAGATTCGGCAGCGTGCCGCCGAGCTCGACCAGTTCTCGCCCCTCCTGCAGCGCTGCGAGGTCTGGGTGGACGCGCCTCACGGCCATCACCGGAAGGGCTACCTCTACAACGTCCGGATCCGTGCAACGGTCTCCGGGGAAGAGCTCGACATCGACCGTCAACCCGACGAGGAAGACGTCTACGTCGCGGTGCGCGACGCCTTCGACGCGCTGCGCCGGCGGCTGGAAGACCATCTGCGGCGATGGCGCGGGAAGACCAAGCGGCACGAGGCCCCGCCGCAGGCGCGCGTCGAGCGGCTCTTCCCGGTCGAGGGGTACGGTTTCCTGAAGACGCCCGAAGGGCGGGAGATCTATTTCCACCGCAACAGCGTGAAGGAGGGCTCGTTCGACGAGCTGCGGCCGGGGACCGCCGTGGCCTATTCCGAAGAGGAGGGCGCCGAGGGGCCGCAGGCCACCGTCGTCCGGCTCGTCACGACGACCGTGCCGGCCTGAGCCCCGTCGCGGAAGCTGGCTCGGGGACCCGGAGCGCGTGCCGACGGCGCGGCTCGCCGAACCAGCGACTCGACCGCGCCGTCGCCACCCCCTCGCTTGCGCTTCCGCTCCCGCATCGCAGATTTTTCACCTCGGTTACTTCGGCGAAAAATCAGGCGATGCGAAGGGCCCCGCGGACGACGAAGATTTTCCCGAAGCGCGCCGGCCCCGTCGCGGAAGCTGGCTCGGGGACCCGGAGCGCGTGCCGACGGCGCGGCTCGCCGAACCAGCGACTCGACCGCGCCCACGGGCACCCCGGGCTCGATGGTGAACTTCGTCGAGACGCTCACGCCAGACGGATCGATGGAGACGTCGCCGCAGGCGACACCACAGCGGGTGCTATCTTTCGCCGAGTGGTCGACGCCCTCGAAGTCAAAGACCTGTCGATCCGATTCGGCGACGCGGAGGTCTTCCGGGGGCTGACGTTTCGGGTCCCCGAGGGCAGCTCGCTCGCCATCATCGGACCCAACGGCTGCGGAAAGACCGTCCTCTTCAAAGCCCTGGTCGGAGCGATCCCGTATCGGGGCCAGGTCCGATGGCAGCCCGGCGTCCGGATCGGATACGTGCCCCAGAAGCTCGACGTCGCGCGCGATCTGCCCCTGACCGGAAGGGACCTGCTGCGGGCGAAGGCGCGCGTCGCGAAGGCCGCGGATGACACGTCGGAGACCCTTCGACGCGTCGGTCTGGAGGGCATCGAGGGCAAGCTCATCGGAACGCTCTCGGGCGGACAGTTCCAGCGCCTCCTCGTGGCCATGGCCCTCCTCGGCCGGCCGAACGTCCTGCTGCTCGACGAACCCACCGCCGGCGTCGACGGTCCCGGGCAGGAAAAACTGAACGAGCTCGTCCGGCACGTCCAGGAGGAGCGGGATCTGACGGTCCTCCTGATCTCCCACGAGCTCAGCGTCGTCTATCGATACGCGACCAACGTGCTTTGCCTGAGCCGCGAACAATCGTGGTTCGGCCCGCCCAGAACGATCCTGACCCCCGAGCGGTTGCGCGAGCTCTACGGCGAACCGGTCGAATACCACGTCCATGACGCTTGAGACGGGGACGCTCGCCGCCTCCGTCGCGATGGC encodes the following:
- a CDS encoding arsenate reductase ArsC, with the protein product MTDAERPRVLFLCTGNSARSQMAEAILRHLSRGAVDVRSAGSAPRPEIHPFAREAVKKVFGLDMAGQRPKSMNDFLPERFDYVITVCDRAAEACPNFPGAPEVIRWSLPDPSEATGSEDEKRRTFENSAKDLTQRIRLWLSLPAVTRRLGPVP
- the arsM gene encoding arsenite methyltransferase; translation: MDTDETTKDFIRQRYASIAAGKPLPVSASCCASTELSSFVEEGYARMEGYAAEADLALGCGLPTAHAGLAAGETVLDLGSGAGNDVFIAARAVGPSGRVIGVDMTPEMIAKAKANAEKLGAKNVEFRLGEIEALPVETGTVDAVISNCVVNLVPNKRKAFSEIHRVLKSGGRFTVSDIVLDGELPESVRKSAELWAGCVSGALQKEEYLGIARDAGFEVAVEKERLIEIPDEIVSAALAGATLSAPVRILSVTVVGRKKA
- a CDS encoding metalloregulator ArsR/SmtB family transcription factor, with amino-acid sequence MNEAAVSDSFKALADPTRVRILALLKQRGQSCCGLIGKREPGLCACDIQQNVGLSQSVVNHHMQILIRAGLVTGEKRGRWVYYRRNDAAIAALADMLARAV
- a CDS encoding ABC transporter ATP-binding protein — its product is MGEVDIPALRSVDLDLYSGELVVILGPSGSGKSTLLNILGGLDVPTSGSVRFFDHDLTGADDAALTRFRREHVGFVFQFFNLIPSLTALENVVLVTEVAEHPLDAADALRIVGLGDRLDHFPAQLSGGEQQRVAIARAIVKRPDVLLCDEPTGSLDFQTGKPVLSVLARLNREFGTTTAVISHNAAIAAMADRVVRMVSGEIASIVRNASKADPETLAW
- a CDS encoding ABC transporter permease, yielding MTTLRRKLLRDLWHHRGPGAAVALVVACGITSFVVTRSAYHSILLSRDDYYARYRFADVFVSAKRVPDALFKKVAAIPGVAAAEARVVVEVALDVPGLAEPATGRLVSIPDSSPPALNRFLVRRGRAPEPGRRDEVLVSEAFASANRLSVGDRVGAVLNGRWESLRIVGIALSPEYVYEIRGAGSILPDNRRFGVLWMSREAVGSAFDMEGGFNDVALTLAPGASEPAVIDALDRLFDRYGSLGAYGRADQVSNAFLDNELTELRTEGWIVPAIFLGVAVFLLHVVVTRLVHTQRDQVAILKALGYGNRAIGAHYLEFVLAMTAAGAVVGVGAGVWLGSALTRVYTLYFRFPMLRYDVGAAPLLLSVAGCFAAAALGALGAVRNAVALQPAEAMRPEPPARFRAGALERIGLGRVLRPEIRMMLRNLLRRPVRLTLSVVGVALAVAILVLGRYFWDMVHVVLDNHFNAVERQEATVGFTNPVSGRAAHEISRLPGVIASEVYRVVPVRLRSEQRSKRTALLGLDASADLRRVVDRRRRAVALPPEGLVLSARLAKTLGVAPGDRLTVEVLEGERPVRSVAIASLVDELLGVNAYMELGALHRLLQEEGALSGAYLTSDPRASERLYAVLKRTPAVAGTALQKSMIRSFEDTIAQLLGTFTAVLVGLASVIALAIVYNGARIALSERGRELASLRVLGFARREVATILLGEQAIITALAIPLGCAMGFGACALLSALYETDLMRMPLVVEPRSYVFSALTVGAATFLSGLVVVRRVARLDLVAVLKTRE
- a CDS encoding HlyD family efflux transporter periplasmic adaptor subunit; translated protein: MSRTRRHVLLAAAAAGIAGATLFLLRPAPVLVETSRAVRRDLRLTVEEEGKTRVRERFVLSAPAAGRLHRVTLREGDPVAEGAAVALLDPLPLDARTREEARARLDAAEAERRAADARVRQAREALAQARRDHKRADALASQGLRAPGEREQAELLETTRARELDAARYAATAAAFQADAVRAVLVAGEPGRVGGAIPLRSPVAGRVLRIAQESERSVAAGTPVVEVGEPGSLEIAVDLLSTDAVRVSPGMEMHVDGGEGVSLRGRVRTIEPAAFTKISALGVEEQRVWVIGDLLEPAGRLGDGYRVEAAITIWEGKGVLTVPGSALFRRGAGWSAFVVESGRARRHDVEVGHRGADDAEIVRGLAEGETVILHPTDTIRDGTRVRPPASRER
- a CDS encoding BON domain-containing protein — encoded protein: MVTTATENKTDSQIQQDVLRELRWDARVKETEIGVEVDQGIVTLTGRVESYAKKLAAREAAHRVFGVLDVVDDVEVRIPGSLTRTDEDLARAVRHALEWDVFLPDTKIRTTVSHGLVTLEGEVENLVDRYDAERAVRRLQGIKGVANNLAVTVKKADEGKLRKAIQDTLERRADREADMIDVNVSDGKVTLEGRVHSWAEKQAILDAVRQAPNVRFVSADLKIEPVF